In Arthrobacter sp. MN05-02, one genomic interval encodes:
- a CDS encoding peptidylprolyl isomerase, whose product MRKVLAILLPLLLLLTACGGTTTGKSAGAAEVFDTVKVSGGTDEEAPTVEFESPLDVTAVAARTVEEGDGDAVEAGQQIRYQLVALNATDGEVLGDTYSQGDPQVLPVDDSLKEQDSELYEVLVGTKVGAQVAYTRPSAEPAEGETAAPEQLIVLKVISAEQPPPEPEVLSPEDVDKLDEEGRLPTFTFADNGAPEVTIPENDPSDDLVVKVLEEGDGEVVAETDSITANYTGWTYSDGEKFDSSFDRGEPATFPLNQVITGWTKGLAGQKVGSKVLLVIPEPWAYPAAQAGQPSGTLVFFVEIVSKEAAQ is encoded by the coding sequence GTGCGAAAAGTACTAGCGATCCTCCTTCCGTTGCTGCTGCTGCTGACGGCCTGCGGTGGTACGACGACGGGGAAGTCGGCCGGCGCCGCCGAGGTCTTCGACACTGTCAAGGTGAGCGGAGGAACCGACGAGGAGGCACCGACCGTCGAGTTCGAGTCGCCACTGGACGTCACCGCGGTCGCCGCCAGGACCGTCGAAGAGGGCGACGGGGACGCGGTGGAGGCCGGGCAGCAGATCCGCTACCAGCTCGTCGCGCTCAACGCCACGGATGGCGAGGTCCTCGGCGACACCTACAGCCAGGGCGACCCCCAGGTCCTGCCGGTCGACGACTCGCTCAAGGAGCAGGACAGCGAGCTCTACGAGGTCCTCGTGGGGACGAAGGTCGGGGCGCAGGTCGCCTACACGCGTCCGTCCGCCGAGCCCGCCGAGGGTGAGACCGCCGCCCCCGAGCAGCTGATCGTGCTCAAGGTCATCTCGGCCGAGCAGCCCCCGCCGGAGCCCGAGGTCCTCTCGCCGGAGGACGTCGACAAGCTCGACGAGGAGGGCCGGCTCCCCACGTTCACGTTTGCCGACAACGGCGCACCCGAGGTGACCATCCCCGAGAACGATCCCTCCGACGACCTCGTCGTGAAGGTGCTCGAGGAGGGCGACGGCGAGGTCGTCGCCGAGACGGACAGCATCACGGCGAACTACACCGGCTGGACCTACTCCGACGGCGAGAAGTTCGACTCCAGCTTCGACCGCGGCGAGCCCGCGACCTTCCCACTGAACCAGGTCATCACCGGCTGGACCAAGGGCCTGGCCGGCCAGAAGGTCGGGTCGAAGGTCCTGCTCGTGATCCCCGAGCCGTGGGCCTACCCCGCTGCACAGGCGGGCCAGCCCTCCGGCACGCTCGTGTTCTTCGTCGAGATCGTCAGCAAGGAAGCCGCGCAGTAG
- a CDS encoding peptidyl-prolyl cis-trans isomerase — MSFGQRNFDRQKPEIDFPAHEVPTDLVIEDIIEGTGDEAKPGNTVSTHYVGVAFSTGEEFDASWNRGAPLDFRVGGGQVIQGWDQGLLGMKVGGRRRLEIPSHLAYGASGAGSAIGPNEALIFVVDLLAVR, encoded by the coding sequence ATGTCCTTCGGACAGCGCAATTTCGACCGGCAAAAGCCGGAGATCGACTTCCCCGCCCACGAGGTGCCCACCGACCTCGTGATCGAGGACATCATCGAGGGCACAGGAGACGAGGCGAAGCCCGGGAACACTGTGTCCACCCACTACGTGGGCGTCGCGTTCTCCACGGGCGAGGAGTTCGACGCCTCGTGGAACCGCGGCGCGCCGCTCGATTTCCGGGTCGGCGGGGGCCAGGTCATCCAGGGCTGGGACCAGGGCCTCCTCGGGATGAAGGTCGGCGGCCGCCGCCGGCTCGAGATCCCCTCCCACCTCGCCTACGGCGCCAGTGGAGCGGGGTCGGCGATCGGGCCGAACGAGGCACTCATCTTCGTGGTGGACCTGCTCGCCGTCCGCTAG
- a CDS encoding WYL domain-containing protein, translating into MSAKRTERLLTLVIMLLSSRRGFTKEELFDEIDLYREATSVAAREKLFDRDKAALREQGIPLESFSEDTLFDNDNTVQRYRISAEDYRLGGVTFQPEEYAVLNLAAGVWDQGSLDSAASRALRKLSSRSTDGAVELTPLIQPRITTDAPYWDIVWQALTSRTPIRFPYRAASTGREEVRTVHPWGMGARFGHWYVVGFDTTRKAERFFRLSRMTGEPVLLKGTFDVPASFDMNATLSSLSRSEPDRTAVVAARPGSCQVLRVRKDAEVLQTGEEWDILRVPYAASSPMAATIAGLGTNARVEEPRELATEVTRLLEGALRAARAAPHGIEITDGARPAPRRKSSSQDHLLRLLDLVPYLLAHPGAEVGETARRFDVTEGQLTKDLDLLFVSGPRHYPDGLMDVNIEDGRIYLTNARDLAEPVKLSMDEACSLIVGLQALRELPGMRNNEAIVSAQTKLTAAAGDAAHIGTAVATKLTEDDIDPTLDVLQAALHSGVRVEVDYFVPTRDEITHRLLEPIRIFLHQDTWYLEAWCVDSDGLRNFRLDRIQSATLTDQPATSAADEASLVQDRRAAAPYRSGETDQAVTLVLEPRARWIAAQYNADAVQELGEDRLAARLKVASSAWIPGLVASLGGSAAVVAPDELREETLRWLEAARAHQALA; encoded by the coding sequence GTGTCCGCAAAACGTACCGAACGCCTCCTCACCCTCGTGATCATGCTCCTCTCGAGCCGACGCGGGTTCACGAAGGAGGAACTGTTCGACGAGATCGACCTGTACCGCGAGGCGACGTCGGTGGCCGCACGGGAGAAGCTCTTCGACCGCGACAAGGCAGCCCTCCGGGAACAGGGCATCCCCCTCGAGTCCTTCAGCGAGGACACACTGTTCGACAACGACAACACCGTGCAGCGCTACCGCATCAGTGCCGAGGACTACCGCCTCGGTGGAGTCACCTTCCAGCCGGAGGAGTACGCCGTCCTCAACCTGGCCGCCGGGGTGTGGGACCAGGGGTCGCTCGACTCCGCGGCATCCCGGGCGCTGCGGAAGCTCAGTTCGCGCAGCACCGACGGCGCGGTCGAGCTCACGCCCCTCATCCAGCCCCGCATCACCACCGATGCGCCCTACTGGGACATCGTGTGGCAGGCGCTGACCTCCCGCACCCCCATCCGCTTCCCCTACCGCGCTGCCAGTACGGGCCGTGAGGAGGTCCGCACGGTGCATCCGTGGGGGATGGGCGCGCGATTCGGTCACTGGTACGTGGTGGGGTTCGACACCACCCGCAAGGCCGAACGCTTCTTCCGCCTCTCCCGGATGACGGGGGAACCCGTCCTCCTGAAGGGCACCTTCGACGTCCCGGCGTCCTTCGACATGAATGCCACGCTGTCCTCGCTGTCACGCAGCGAGCCGGACCGCACCGCCGTCGTCGCCGCCCGGCCCGGCTCCTGCCAGGTGCTGCGCGTACGCAAGGACGCCGAGGTGCTGCAGACGGGCGAGGAGTGGGACATCCTCCGCGTGCCCTACGCCGCATCGAGCCCGATGGCGGCGACGATCGCCGGGTTGGGGACCAACGCGAGGGTGGAGGAGCCCCGGGAGCTGGCGACGGAGGTCACCCGGCTCCTCGAGGGAGCCCTCCGGGCCGCCCGGGCGGCTCCCCACGGCATCGAGATCACCGACGGGGCACGCCCCGCACCACGGAGGAAGTCCTCCTCGCAGGACCACCTGCTGCGCCTGCTCGACCTCGTGCCCTACCTCCTCGCGCATCCGGGAGCGGAGGTGGGCGAGACCGCGCGCAGATTCGACGTCACGGAGGGCCAGCTGACCAAGGACCTCGACCTGCTGTTCGTCAGTGGTCCACGGCACTACCCGGACGGCCTCATGGACGTCAACATCGAGGACGGCCGCATCTACCTGACCAATGCCCGGGACCTCGCCGAGCCGGTCAAGCTGAGCATGGACGAGGCCTGCTCGCTGATCGTGGGGCTCCAGGCCCTCCGCGAACTCCCCGGCATGAGGAACAACGAGGCCATCGTCAGTGCCCAGACCAAGCTGACCGCTGCCGCCGGCGACGCCGCGCACATCGGCACGGCCGTCGCCACCAAGCTCACCGAGGACGACATCGACCCGACGCTCGACGTCCTGCAGGCGGCCCTGCACTCCGGGGTCCGGGTGGAGGTGGACTACTTCGTGCCGACCCGCGACGAGATCACGCACCGTCTGCTCGAGCCCATCCGGATCTTCCTGCACCAGGACACGTGGTACCTGGAGGCATGGTGCGTCGACTCCGACGGACTGCGGAACTTCCGCCTGGACCGCATCCAGAGTGCCACCCTGACCGACCAGCCCGCCACGTCCGCCGCTGACGAGGCGTCCCTCGTACAGGACCGGCGGGCGGCCGCACCCTACCGGTCCGGCGAGACCGACCAGGCCGTGACGCTCGTGCTGGAACCGCGGGCACGATGGATCGCAGCCCAGTACAACGCCGACGCCGTCCAGGAGCTGGGCGAGGACCGGCTGGCGGCACGCCTGAAAGTGGCTTCCAGTGCGTGGATTCCCGGGCTCGTGGCGAGCCTCGGTGGATCCGCCGCCGTCGTCGCCCCCGATGAGCTGCGCGAGGAGACCCTCCGCTGGCTGGAGGCCGCCCGGGCGCACCAGGCGCTGGCCTAG
- the tatC gene encoding Sec-independent protein translocase protein TatC: MSPAKVRKRKKANPEGRMALKEHLREARNRLFKSAIAVIIGTVAGFFVYEPVLRALAAPIIAINAQEGRTASLNFDSAASPFDLLIQVSVFLGLVISSPVWLYQLWAFITPGLKTKERRIALAFIAVAFPLFLAGIALAWLILPNAVRVLTEFTPDDFSNYISVSVYFTFVLRLMLAFGIAFLLPVVLVGMNMVGLVSGRQILKAWRITVFLVCLFAAMAAPGGDALSMFYLAVPLLLLFFLAIGLCLLNDKRRARRAAAREAAVDATADTATPLDAL; this comes from the coding sequence GTGTCACCCGCCAAGGTGCGCAAGCGCAAGAAGGCCAATCCGGAAGGCCGGATGGCCCTGAAGGAACACCTGCGCGAGGCGCGGAACAGGCTGTTCAAGTCCGCGATCGCGGTCATCATCGGCACCGTGGCCGGGTTCTTCGTCTACGAGCCCGTCCTACGCGCGCTGGCCGCCCCGATCATCGCCATCAACGCGCAGGAGGGCAGGACGGCGTCGCTGAACTTCGACAGCGCCGCCTCCCCGTTCGACCTGCTCATCCAGGTCTCGGTGTTCCTGGGCCTGGTCATCTCCAGCCCGGTCTGGCTGTACCAGCTGTGGGCGTTCATCACACCGGGGCTGAAGACCAAGGAACGGCGTATCGCGCTGGCGTTCATCGCCGTCGCGTTCCCGCTGTTCCTGGCCGGTATCGCCCTGGCCTGGCTGATCCTCCCCAACGCGGTGCGGGTCCTGACGGAGTTCACGCCCGATGACTTCTCCAACTACATCAGCGTCTCCGTGTACTTCACGTTCGTGCTCCGGCTGATGCTGGCGTTCGGCATCGCGTTCCTCCTGCCCGTGGTCCTGGTCGGAATGAACATGGTGGGCCTGGTCTCGGGCCGGCAGATCCTGAAGGCCTGGCGGATCACGGTGTTCCTGGTGTGCCTGTTCGCGGCGATGGCCGCCCCCGGTGGAGACGCCCTGAGCATGTTCTATCTCGCCGTTCCCCTGCTGCTGCTGTTCTTCCTCGCGATCGGCCTGTGCCTGCTCAACGACAAGCGCCGGGCCCGCCGCGCCGCCGCCCGCGAAGCCGCCGTGGACGCCACCGCCGACACCGCCACCCCCCTCGACGCGCTCTGA
- a CDS encoding helicase — protein sequence MSTPAERYAAAKARTEHSRTQLFHFERTLDFELDPFQREACTALEAGRGVLVAAPTGAGKTVVGEFAVFLALQHGLKAFYTTPIKALSNQKYSELAAVHGNDRVGLLTGDTSINPDADVIVMTTEVLRNMLYANSDALDNLGYVVMDEVHYLADRFRGAVWEEVIIHLPTEVKLVSLSATVSNAEEFGAWLDTVRGDTDVVVSEHRPVPLWQHVMVGQSLIDLFAGDVAFDEAAPAGTDAGARNQYDVNPELLELASNEIRLNQRANWGGGRRGGPRNGRGGPAQTAVRRATRPQVISALDRADLLPAITFIFSRAGCEAAVTQCLHAGLWLTTEDERDEISETIDEATMDIPRDDLEILGFWTWREGLIRGFTAHHAGMLPTFKEIVERLFAAGLVKAVFATETLALGVNMPARTVVLEKLDKFNGEAHVNVTAGEYTQLTGRAGRRGIDVEGHAVVLWQPGTDPGAVAGLASRRTYPLNSSFRPTYNMSINLMAQFGQERSREILETSFAQFQADRSVVGLAKQVRSREESLKGYEKSMTCHLGDFREYANLRRELSDLESRASRDKSRSLRSAAESSLESLRPGDVIDVPGGRSQGYAVVLDSDTSREPRPTVLTLETQIRRVGVQDLDGPVEVLSRIRIPKHFSARSPKDRRDLTSSLRNALQEKRPPRRGAGRVADGYSASAAAEERAITDLRRRLRAHPCHGCSEREQHARWAERWFKLRRETDKLGGQIRGRTNTIAKTFDRVSEVLAHYGYLEYTDEGVFVSASGQKLRRIYGEKDLLIALCIEEGAFADLDAAELAALTTVLVYQAKREERGVRPVMPSVSLEGSVETIIRQWSQLNDVEEQHRLPVTSEPELSLVWPMFKWAQGRSLQAALSGTELAAGDFVRWSKQVIDLLDQLAKVPDLPGNLQQTCVRAIRLIRRGVVAYSNISE from the coding sequence ATGAGCACCCCCGCGGAGAGATACGCAGCTGCCAAGGCCCGCACGGAACACTCGCGGACGCAGCTGTTCCATTTCGAGCGGACCCTCGACTTCGAGCTCGACCCGTTCCAGCGGGAGGCCTGTACCGCCCTCGAGGCAGGCCGGGGGGTACTGGTCGCCGCCCCCACGGGCGCCGGAAAGACCGTGGTGGGCGAGTTCGCGGTGTTTCTGGCGCTGCAGCACGGCCTGAAGGCGTTCTACACCACGCCGATCAAGGCGCTCAGCAACCAGAAGTACTCCGAGCTCGCCGCCGTGCACGGCAACGACCGCGTCGGTCTGCTCACGGGCGACACGAGCATCAATCCGGACGCCGACGTGATCGTGATGACCACCGAGGTGCTGCGCAACATGCTCTACGCCAACTCGGACGCCCTCGACAACCTGGGATACGTGGTGATGGACGAGGTCCACTACCTCGCGGACCGGTTCAGGGGCGCGGTGTGGGAGGAAGTGATCATCCACCTGCCCACCGAGGTGAAGCTGGTGTCCCTGAGTGCGACCGTCTCCAATGCGGAGGAGTTCGGTGCGTGGCTGGACACCGTCCGCGGCGACACCGACGTCGTCGTCTCCGAACACCGCCCGGTTCCCCTCTGGCAGCACGTCATGGTCGGCCAGAGCCTGATCGACCTGTTCGCGGGCGATGTCGCCTTCGACGAGGCCGCGCCGGCCGGCACGGACGCCGGGGCACGGAACCAGTACGACGTGAACCCCGAACTGCTCGAACTGGCCAGCAACGAGATCCGCCTGAACCAGCGTGCCAACTGGGGTGGCGGGCGGCGCGGAGGACCGCGGAACGGGCGGGGCGGACCCGCGCAGACGGCCGTCCGCCGTGCGACGCGCCCGCAGGTCATCAGCGCGCTCGACCGGGCCGACCTGCTCCCGGCCATCACCTTCATCTTCTCGAGGGCCGGCTGTGAAGCGGCCGTCACGCAGTGCCTCCATGCCGGGCTGTGGCTCACCACCGAGGACGAACGCGACGAGATCAGCGAGACCATCGACGAGGCCACGATGGACATCCCGCGTGACGACCTCGAGATCCTGGGCTTCTGGACGTGGCGGGAGGGGCTCATCCGCGGCTTCACGGCGCACCACGCGGGAATGCTGCCCACCTTCAAGGAGATCGTCGAGCGGCTGTTCGCGGCCGGGCTCGTCAAGGCGGTCTTCGCGACGGAGACCCTCGCGCTCGGCGTGAACATGCCCGCTCGGACCGTCGTCCTGGAGAAGCTCGACAAGTTCAACGGCGAGGCCCATGTGAACGTCACCGCGGGGGAGTACACGCAGCTCACCGGCCGGGCCGGCCGGCGCGGGATCGACGTCGAGGGCCATGCCGTCGTGCTGTGGCAGCCGGGCACGGACCCCGGTGCCGTGGCAGGGCTCGCCTCACGTCGCACCTACCCCCTGAACTCGAGCTTCCGGCCCACCTACAACATGAGCATCAACCTCATGGCGCAGTTCGGGCAGGAGCGGTCGCGGGAGATCCTCGAGACGTCCTTCGCCCAGTTCCAGGCGGACCGCTCGGTGGTGGGCCTGGCCAAGCAGGTGCGCAGCCGCGAGGAATCGCTCAAGGGCTACGAGAAATCCATGACGTGCCATCTCGGCGACTTCCGCGAATACGCGAACCTCCGGCGCGAACTGTCCGACCTCGAGTCGCGCGCATCGCGGGACAAGTCGCGGTCGCTGCGGTCGGCGGCGGAGTCGTCACTGGAGTCGCTCCGGCCCGGTGACGTGATCGACGTCCCCGGAGGGCGGAGCCAGGGATACGCCGTGGTGCTGGACAGCGACACGTCGCGTGAGCCGCGGCCCACCGTCCTCACGCTCGAGACGCAGATCCGCCGCGTGGGGGTGCAGGACCTCGACGGTCCCGTGGAAGTCCTCTCCCGCATCCGGATCCCGAAGCACTTCAGCGCGCGCAGCCCGAAGGACCGCCGCGACCTGACGTCCTCGCTCCGGAACGCACTGCAGGAGAAGCGGCCGCCGCGGCGCGGTGCCGGCCGGGTCGCGGACGGCTACTCGGCATCGGCGGCCGCGGAGGAGCGTGCCATCACCGATCTGCGGCGCCGGCTCCGAGCGCACCCCTGCCACGGGTGCAGCGAACGGGAACAGCACGCGCGCTGGGCCGAGCGCTGGTTCAAGCTGCGCCGGGAGACCGACAAGCTGGGCGGGCAGATCCGGGGCCGTACCAACACGATCGCCAAGACGTTCGACCGCGTCTCCGAGGTCCTCGCCCACTACGGCTACCTCGAGTACACGGACGAGGGCGTTTTCGTCAGTGCCTCCGGCCAGAAGCTCCGGCGGATCTACGGCGAGAAGGACCTGCTGATCGCGCTGTGCATCGAGGAGGGCGCCTTCGCCGATCTCGACGCCGCCGAACTCGCCGCCCTCACCACGGTCCTCGTCTACCAGGCCAAGCGCGAGGAGCGCGGCGTCCGGCCCGTGATGCCGAGCGTGTCGCTGGAGGGGTCGGTAGAGACCATCATCCGCCAGTGGTCCCAGCTCAACGACGTCGAGGAGCAGCACCGGCTCCCCGTGACGAGTGAACCCGAACTCTCGCTCGTGTGGCCGATGTTCAAGTGGGCCCAGGGCAGGTCCCTCCAGGCGGCCCTGAGCGGCACGGAACTCGCGGCCGGCGACTTCGTGCGGTGGTCGAAGCAGGTCATCGACCTCCTGGACCAACTGGCCAAGGTGCCGGACCTGCCGGGAAACCTGCAGCAGACCTGCGTGCGGGCGATCAGGCTGATCCGTCGTGGCGTGGTGGCATACTCGAACATCAGTGAGTAG
- a CDS encoding amidohydrolase: MPNPNRPLPVLYRNGSVYSPADPFATAMLVDGSTVAWVGSEHAAANLAGPDVRTVDLDGALVTPGFVDAHTHTTETGIALGSIDLTTCRSLDALLDAVAGAAASGASTILGFGWDESQWPEKRVPTAAELDRAGDGAFVYLVRADIHSAVVSGSLAAALGLAGVDGWDDGFVVRAAHEAARQATRNLTPEQRRTYQQAALRHAATRGYVAVTEMAAPHIAPREDLEMLLSIDGPQGGLALPEVIPYWAQRTSSRDEVRELMKGFGGRLAGLAGDLNVDGSIGSRTAALREPYSDDPANHGTLYLTEDDVAAHLLATTAETVQAGFHVIGDAGLDVVLSGLEATARELGVEEVRRSRHRLEHVELADDAAIAALVHYGVAVSGQPAFDALWGRQGELYEQRLGERRVGMNRFASLLSAGVLVALGSDSPVTPLDPWASVRACLQHSTASETISARAAFIAHTRASWRLSGRSPMMGQLAPGTPASFAVWKVDELMVQTPDNRVQSWSTDPRAGTPLLPALDTENAPSCLETVHDGRRLYAAAEFAAA; encoded by the coding sequence ATGCCGAATCCGAACCGCCCCCTGCCCGTCCTCTACCGCAACGGGTCCGTGTACAGCCCCGCTGATCCCTTCGCGACCGCGATGCTCGTCGACGGGTCGACGGTGGCCTGGGTCGGGTCCGAGCACGCCGCCGCGAACCTCGCCGGCCCCGACGTGCGCACCGTGGACCTCGACGGCGCACTAGTCACGCCCGGATTCGTCGACGCCCACACGCACACCACCGAGACGGGTATCGCCCTCGGCTCGATCGACCTGACCACCTGCCGCTCGCTCGATGCCCTGCTCGACGCGGTGGCCGGTGCGGCGGCGTCCGGGGCGTCCACGATCCTCGGCTTCGGCTGGGACGAGTCCCAGTGGCCGGAGAAGCGGGTTCCGACGGCCGCCGAGCTCGATCGTGCGGGCGACGGCGCCTTCGTCTACCTCGTACGGGCCGACATCCACTCGGCCGTCGTGTCGGGGAGCCTCGCCGCGGCACTCGGCCTCGCCGGGGTCGACGGGTGGGACGACGGGTTCGTCGTCCGTGCGGCGCACGAGGCCGCCCGCCAGGCGACGCGCAACCTCACCCCGGAGCAGCGCCGGACCTACCAGCAGGCCGCCCTGCGGCACGCTGCCACCCGGGGGTACGTCGCGGTCACCGAGATGGCCGCCCCGCACATCGCACCGCGGGAGGACCTCGAGATGCTGCTCTCGATCGACGGTCCTCAGGGCGGACTCGCCCTTCCGGAGGTGATCCCGTACTGGGCGCAACGCACCTCGTCGCGGGACGAGGTGCGTGAGCTGATGAAGGGCTTCGGCGGTCGCCTCGCAGGGCTCGCCGGCGACCTCAACGTCGACGGCTCCATCGGTTCGCGGACGGCGGCCCTGCGCGAACCCTACAGCGACGACCCGGCGAACCACGGCACGCTCTACCTGACGGAGGACGACGTCGCCGCCCACCTGCTCGCGACCACCGCCGAGACCGTCCAGGCGGGATTCCACGTCATCGGCGACGCCGGGCTCGACGTCGTCCTGAGCGGCCTGGAGGCGACGGCGCGCGAGCTCGGCGTCGAGGAGGTGCGCCGCTCACGCCACCGCCTGGAACACGTCGAGCTCGCCGACGATGCCGCGATCGCCGCACTGGTGCACTACGGCGTCGCCGTCAGCGGACAACCCGCCTTCGATGCGCTGTGGGGCCGGCAGGGCGAACTGTACGAGCAGCGCCTGGGGGAGCGCAGGGTCGGGATGAACCGCTTCGCCTCACTGCTGTCCGCGGGCGTGCTCGTGGCGCTCGGATCCGACAGTCCGGTGACGCCGCTCGATCCATGGGCGTCCGTGCGTGCCTGCCTGCAGCACAGCACCGCCTCGGAGACCATCTCCGCCCGGGCCGCGTTCATCGCGCACACCCGGGCGAGCTGGCGCCTCTCGGGCCGCAGTCCGATGATGGGGCAGCTCGCGCCCGGCACCCCTGCGTCCTTCGCCGTCTGGAAGGTGGACGAGCTCATGGTGCAGACACCGGACAACCGCGTCCAGTCCTGGAGCACGGACCCCCGGGCGGGCACTCCGCTGCTGCCGGCGCTGGACACGGAGAACGCGCCGTCGTGCCTGGAGACGGTGCACGACGGGCGCCGGCTGTACGCCGCCGCGGAGTTCGCAGCCGCGTAG
- a CDS encoding dolichol-phosphate mannosyltransferase codes for MRVVTIIPTYNEIESLPLTLARLRAAVPASDVLIVDDNSPDGTGDLADRAAAADAQVHVLHREGKEGLGAAYIAGFRWGLDRDYDVLVEMDADGSHRPEQLQDLLDAVDRADLVIGSRWVPGGTVVNWPAHRKLLSRGGSTYSRLMLGLPVRDITAGFRAFRRSTLESLDLSAVESVGYGFQVDMTFRFARAGLTIVEVPITFVERELGASKMSGNIVFEAIANVTRWGLAARWATLTGRR; via the coding sequence GTGCGAGTCGTCACGATCATCCCCACCTACAACGAGATCGAATCGCTCCCACTGACCCTCGCCCGCCTCCGGGCCGCCGTCCCCGCGTCCGACGTCCTCATCGTGGACGACAACAGCCCCGACGGCACGGGTGACCTCGCGGATCGTGCCGCTGCCGCCGACGCCCAGGTGCACGTGCTGCACCGGGAGGGCAAGGAGGGCCTCGGCGCCGCCTACATCGCCGGTTTCCGGTGGGGCCTGGACCGGGACTACGACGTCCTCGTGGAGATGGACGCCGATGGTTCCCACAGGCCCGAGCAGCTGCAGGACCTCCTCGATGCCGTGGATCGGGCCGACCTCGTAATCGGCAGCCGCTGGGTTCCCGGTGGCACCGTGGTCAACTGGCCGGCCCACCGCAAGCTCCTCTCGCGTGGGGGCAGCACCTATTCCCGCCTGATGCTCGGACTGCCCGTACGCGACATCACCGCCGGGTTCCGGGCCTTCCGCCGGTCGACGCTGGAGAGCCTCGATCTCTCCGCCGTCGAGTCCGTGGGCTACGGCTTCCAGGTGGACATGACCTTCCGGTTCGCGCGCGCCGGCCTCACCATCGTCGAGGTACCCATCACCTTCGTGGAGCGCGAGCTCGGGGCATCAAAGATGAGCGGCAACATCGTGTTCGAAGCCATCGCCAATGTCACCCGCTGGGGGCTCGCGGCCCGGTGGGCCACGCTCACCGGGCGTCGCTGA
- the rbpA gene encoding RNA polymerase-binding protein RbpA, whose protein sequence is MSDRSLRGMRLGAQSMETESGVEPAPRQRVEYRCEDGERVLVTFSSEADIPATWVSKTGKEALLVDGEKPDTSNDKPVRTHWDMLLERRSVEELEQILQDRLTILRERRGERRSA, encoded by the coding sequence ATGAGCGATCGCAGCCTGCGCGGCATGCGCCTCGGTGCGCAGTCGATGGAAACGGAGTCCGGCGTCGAACCTGCTCCCCGTCAGCGGGTGGAGTACCGGTGCGAGGACGGCGAGCGGGTCCTCGTGACCTTCTCCTCGGAGGCCGACATCCCGGCCACGTGGGTCTCGAAGACCGGCAAGGAAGCCCTCCTCGTCGACGGAGAGAAGCCGGACACCTCGAACGACAAGCCCGTCCGCACCCACTGGGACATGCTCCTCGAGCGCCGGTCGGTCGAGGAACTCGAGCAGATCCTCCAGGACCGCCTGACGATCCTGCGTGAGCGCCGCGGAGAACGCCGCTCGGCGTAA
- a CDS encoding paraslipin: protein MNGNAGTIGLTLVLIVLIIFVLVVLVKSVRIIPQERAGVVERLGKYQRTLNPGLTILIPFVDRLLPLLDLREQVVSFPPQPVITEDNLVVSIDTVVYFQVTDPRAATYEIANYIQAVEQLTTTTLRNVVGGLNLEEALTSRDQINGQLRGVLDEATGRWGIRVGRVELKAIDPPHSIQDSMEKQMRAERDRRAAILTAEGTKQSQILTAEGQRQAAILAAEGDAKAAILRADGEAQAIHKVFDAIHKGNPTQKLLAYQYLQTLPKLADGSANKLWIIPSEVGEALKGIGSVLGTTSPDSPSDGPEAVSRT from the coding sequence ATGAACGGCAACGCCGGGACGATCGGGCTCACTCTGGTCCTGATCGTCCTCATCATCTTCGTCCTGGTCGTACTCGTGAAGTCCGTCAGGATCATCCCGCAGGAGCGCGCAGGCGTGGTCGAACGGCTCGGTAAGTACCAGCGGACGCTGAACCCCGGCCTGACCATCCTGATCCCGTTCGTCGACCGGCTGCTGCCGCTGCTCGACCTCCGCGAGCAGGTGGTGTCCTTCCCGCCGCAGCCCGTGATCACCGAGGACAACCTCGTGGTGTCCATCGACACGGTGGTCTACTTCCAGGTGACCGACCCGCGCGCGGCGACCTACGAGATCGCCAACTACATCCAGGCCGTCGAACAGCTCACGACGACGACGCTGCGGAACGTGGTCGGCGGACTCAACCTCGAGGAGGCCCTGACCTCCCGCGACCAGATCAACGGCCAGCTCCGCGGCGTGCTCGACGAGGCGACGGGCCGCTGGGGCATCCGCGTCGGCCGCGTGGAACTCAAGGCGATCGATCCGCCGCACTCCATCCAGGACTCCATGGAGAAGCAGATGCGCGCCGAACGTGACCGCCGCGCCGCGATCCTGACGGCGGAGGGTACCAAGCAGTCCCAGATCCTCACGGCGGAGGGCCAGCGCCAGGCCGCCATCCTTGCCGCCGAGGGTGACGCGAAGGCCGCGATCCTGCGCGCCGACGGCGAGGCGCAGGCCATCCACAAGGTGTTCGACGCCATCCACAAGGGCAACCCGACGCAGAAGCTGCTCGCCTACCAGTACCTGCAGACACTGCCCAAACTCGCGGACGGCTCCGCGAACAAGCTCTGGATCATCCCGAGCGAGGTCGGCGAGGCATTGAAGGGCATCGGCAGCGTCCTCGGCACCACCTCCCCGGACTCCCCCTCCGACGGGCCCGAGGCGGTCTCACGCACCTGA